A region of [Bacteroides] pectinophilus DNA encodes the following proteins:
- a CDS encoding winged helix-turn-helix domain-containing protein produces the protein MSGMNEHLLNFKGLMIDEVQRVIIRENQEIELTYTEFEILKLFAKHPGIVFSKEQIYDIVWKESYSGDYNIVMSHIRNIREKIEDNPSKPSYIQTVWGVGYRFNKNLIA, from the coding sequence ATGTCAGGTATGAACGAGCATCTGTTGAATTTCAAAGGTCTTATGATAGATGAGGTTCAACGGGTAATCATTCGGGAAAATCAGGAGATAGAGCTTACATATACCGAGTTTGAAATCTTGAAGCTTTTTGCAAAGCATCCGGGAATAGTGTTCAGTAAGGAACAGATTTATGACATTGTGTGGAAAGAATCCTATTCCGGCGATTACAACATCGTCATGAGCCATATCCGGAATATTCGGGAGAAGATAGAGGATAATCCTAGCAAGCCAAGCTATATACAGACTGTTTGGGGAGTTGGTTATCGGTTCAATAAAAATTTAATAGCATAG
- a CDS encoding YodL domain-containing protein codes for MAESKTEKQKVQEITEKLEQGIKELFESEKYKTYLNTMSKFHNYSFNNIMLIAMQKPDATLVAGFKAWQKNFDRHVKKGEKGIRILAPAPYKIKEERDKIDPVTQELLLDKDGNPQKEEVEITIPAFRAVSVFDVAQTDGKPIPELAAKELLSDVEGYQDMIRAVEAISPVPIELEEIAGDSKGYYDREAKRIAVQENMSEGQTLKTMIHEVAHSKLHSKEVEQDEQMKKDRNTKEVEAESIAYTVCQHFGVDTSDYSFGYIAGWSSGRDTKELRASMDTIRRTASELITGIEEQLQELQRNREVSQEQTKESILLIQNTDLSEFSLLDVYGMDRPELMQALSEMTDDDKLSIQAYLESRGAWTTEIGNQDSREYGEYHLDVRYNTDTDELIDMKERKAVYDKAMEPINADDVVVKFASIFESEWEVLKITNMLRDDVRKMLKDMASLDEKEWDGNYLSYMEKQGAEITLLASSSKELNGNMPDFWDYEYDFDAGLTDAEKLSVIQQAEHIINRLEHGQPAFSDDERNLIVNYAYKLSNVEKTRELAEHIYAQEVDGNQDVALAMFDAQAEIDALPDSMVGISEMQEYGYTWIEMLPLTQERALELFDHDLPVYLLHTDGSESTVADRKQILEHDGMCGIEKGDWQNERKLLMMQEELTESNSNREALLLYGNTDKYGIYQLKDNPELDKLRFEGTESLKRMGITKDNFDAVLPENYKLVYLGELSELQGQTQSETLEAIYTKFNIDHPADYKAHSLSVSDIVVLHENGENSAHFVDSFGFTELPKFMLTLEGKENEIQTELAVHIADRYILMHECDEGYDYSILNEQYHLLDGGVYDNPDITIQRAMDMVIADLKEPRFSSVTEQYYRDEYLQGEVYAGSEAEIVDFVELSEKAEEVEQADLEAKQAEFRENNPDVVADFRAKTEELFHSLDGQSAVDIEKTVYAYVQSQIDEYGLDAQIVDVVVSGSRCRGIEQENSDLDVVVEYTGSTREDDLFNMLHEDSIYIAGIQVDINPITESRTGTLETYLPEVETYLQEKAQQEQINNQLVTQGRELVQEQNALVSEEKVLSELEKEPVIEPETVHITFTVAECGEFHNMGEYHEGIETIEEAMKLYNAIDPSRMHGIPSIGVNMHIEGTEEWEDEQADIVSGKRIDVDFLNYIPELRDTPKVQDAIKKLIAAYPEKDVIDMETKEQKIQTLAAELDQLSYEIDTYGYRDSVSDRESQIQMIADDIRTGNVKPLSIFLQASIDEGIDEDSERQAKELLVKLAEYKPLAKIEELEEQNYNMIDERLNNGVEKFNREEEKKEQQEKPQARSSLKERLAAKQKEATQGNNKDTKEQEKSKNSHREM; via the coding sequence ATGGCAGAATCTAAAACAGAAAAACAGAAAGTACAGGAAATAACGGAGAAGCTAGAGCAGGGTATCAAGGAGCTTTTTGAAAGCGAGAAGTACAAGACTTATCTGAATACCATGTCAAAATTCCATAATTACAGCTTTAACAATATTATGTTAATTGCGATGCAAAAGCCAGACGCTACGTTAGTGGCCGGATTCAAGGCTTGGCAGAAGAATTTTGACAGGCACGTTAAGAAGGGGGAAAAGGGTATTCGTATCCTTGCCCCGGCACCCTATAAAATCAAAGAGGAGAGGGACAAGATTGATCCGGTCACACAAGAACTTTTACTTGATAAGGACGGAAATCCGCAGAAAGAAGAAGTCGAGATAACAATTCCGGCATTCCGGGCAGTATCCGTTTTTGATGTGGCGCAGACAGACGGAAAGCCGATACCGGAACTTGCGGCAAAGGAGCTTCTTTCAGATGTGGAAGGGTATCAGGATATGATTCGTGCAGTAGAAGCCATTTCACCAGTACCGATTGAACTGGAGGAGATAGCCGGAGATTCCAAAGGCTACTATGACAGGGAAGCAAAGCGGATTGCGGTGCAGGAAAACATGAGCGAGGGCCAGACCTTAAAGACCATGATCCATGAGGTGGCTCACTCCAAGCTGCATAGCAAGGAAGTGGAGCAGGATGAGCAGATGAAAAAAGACCGCAATACCAAAGAAGTGGAAGCTGAGAGCATAGCTTATACAGTATGTCAGCATTTTGGAGTGGACACTTCCGATTATTCCTTTGGATATATTGCCGGATGGAGCAGTGGCAGAGATACCAAGGAACTGAGAGCTTCCATGGATACGATACGGAGGACAGCTTCGGAGTTGATTACCGGGATAGAGGAACAATTACAGGAATTACAAAGGAACAGGGAAGTATCACAGGAACAGACAAAGGAAAGTATTCTCCTCATACAGAATACTGACCTTTCAGAGTTCAGTCTGCTTGATGTATATGGCATGGACAGACCGGAACTGATGCAGGCATTGTCAGAAATGACAGACGATGACAAGTTGAGCATACAGGCATATTTGGAAAGCAGGGGTGCATGGACAACGGAAATCGGCAATCAGGATTCCAGAGAGTACGGAGAGTATCATCTGGATGTGCGTTATAACACAGATACAGATGAGCTGATTGATATGAAGGAGAGAAAGGCGGTCTATGATAAGGCAATGGAGCCGATCAATGCCGATGATGTGGTTGTTAAGTTCGCTTCCATTTTTGAAAGCGAATGGGAGGTTTTGAAAATCACAAATATGTTGAGGGATGATGTCAGAAAAATGCTCAAAGATATGGCTTCTCTTGATGAAAAAGAATGGGATGGCAATTACCTTTCATATATGGAAAAACAGGGAGCGGAAATCACGTTACTTGCGTCCAGTAGTAAGGAATTAAACGGAAATATGCCGGACTTTTGGGATTATGAATACGATTTTGATGCAGGTCTGACGGATGCGGAGAAATTGTCTGTCATTCAACAGGCAGAGCATATCATTAACCGGTTGGAGCATGGACAGCCTGCCTTTTCCGATGATGAAAGAAATCTGATTGTAAATTATGCTTATAAGCTGAGTAATGTGGAGAAAACAAGGGAGCTTGCAGAACATATCTACGCACAGGAAGTGGATGGAAATCAGGATGTTGCATTAGCAATGTTTGATGCACAGGCAGAAATCGACGCACTGCCGGATAGCATGGTCGGAATATCTGAAATGCAGGAGTATGGCTATACATGGATTGAAATGCTTCCACTAACACAGGAAAGGGCATTGGAACTATTTGACCATGACTTGCCTGTGTATCTTTTGCATACGGATGGTTCCGAGAGTACTGTAGCTGATAGAAAACAGATTTTAGAGCATGATGGAATGTGCGGAATAGAAAAAGGGGACTGGCAGAATGAACGGAAACTTCTCATGATGCAGGAAGAACTTACAGAGAGTAATTCCAACAGGGAAGCACTACTTTTATATGGAAATACCGATAAATACGGTATTTACCAGTTAAAGGATAATCCCGAACTGGACAAGTTACGTTTTGAGGGAACGGAAAGCCTGAAGCGTATGGGAATAACCAAAGACAATTTTGATGCGGTATTGCCGGAAAATTATAAACTGGTGTATTTGGGCGAATTGTCAGAATTGCAGGGACAGACGCAATCGGAAACACTGGAAGCAATCTATACAAAGTTCAATATCGACCATCCGGCAGATTACAAGGCACATTCCCTGTCGGTCAGCGATATTGTGGTATTGCACGAGAACGGGGAAAACAGCGCACACTTTGTAGATTCTTTTGGATTTACGGAACTGCCGAAATTTATGCTGACATTGGAAGGCAAGGAGAACGAAATACAGACAGAGCTTGCGGTACATATCGCAGACCGTTATATCCTTATGCATGAATGTGATGAAGGATACGATTACTCCATTCTGAATGAACAGTATCACTTGCTAGATGGCGGTGTTTATGACAATCCGGATATTACGATTCAAAGAGCAATGGATATGGTAATTGCAGATCTGAAAGAACCACGCTTTTCATCAGTCACAGAGCAGTATTATCGTGACGAATATTTGCAGGGTGAAGTGTATGCAGGTTCCGAAGCAGAGATTGTTGATTTTGTGGAACTTTCGGAGAAAGCCGAGGAAGTGGAACAGGCAGATTTAGAAGCAAAGCAGGCAGAATTTAGAGAGAACAATCCGGATGTGGTTGCAGATTTCCGGGCAAAGACGGAAGAACTGTTTCATAGTCTGGACGGACAGAGTGCGGTCGATATAGAAAAAACGGTATATGCCTATGTACAGTCGCAGATAGACGAGTATGGACTGGATGCACAGATTGTTGATGTGGTGGTATCCGGAAGCCGATGCAGAGGTATTGAGCAGGAAAATTCGGATTTGGATGTAGTTGTGGAATACACAGGCTCAACCAGAGAAGATGACCTTTTCAATATGCTACATGAGGACAGCATTTATATCGCTGGTATTCAGGTGGATATTAACCCGATTACAGAGAGCAGAACCGGAACATTGGAGACTTATCTTCCGGAGGTGGAAACTTACCTGCAGGAGAAGGCACAGCAGGAGCAGATCAACAATCAGCTTGTCACGCAGGGGAGAGAATTGGTGCAGGAACAAAACGCACTTGTATCAGAAGAAAAAGTGCTTTCTGAACTGGAAAAAGAGCCTGTAATTGAACCAGAGACAGTCCATATCACATTTACCGTTGCGGAGTGTGGGGAATTTCATAATATGGGTGAATACCATGAGGGCATTGAAACGATAGAGGAAGCTATGAAACTTTACAATGCCATTGATCCTTCCCGTATGCATGGGATTCCTTCTATTGGTGTAAATATGCACATCGAGGGGACTGAAGAATGGGAAGATGAGCAGGCAGACATTGTAAGCGGCAAGAGAATTGATGTGGATTTCCTGAATTATATACCGGAGCTTCGTGATACACCAAAGGTGCAGGACGCAATTAAAAAGCTGATTGCGGCATATCCGGAGAAAGATGTGATTGATATGGAGACAAAAGAGCAGAAGATACAGACACTTGCGGCAGAACTTGACCAGTTATCTTATGAGATTGATACATATGGATATAGAGATTCGGTATCAGACAGAGAATCACAGATACAAATGATTGCTGATGATATAAGAACTGGAAATGTGAAACCTCTAAGTATTTTCTTACAGGCATCTATTGACGAGGGGATAGACGAGGACAGTGAGAGACAGGCAAAGGAACTGCTTGTGAAATTGGCAGAATACAAGCCGCTTGCTAAGATCGAGGAACTGGAGGAACAGAATTATAACATGATTGATGAGAGACTCAACAATGGCGTGGAAAAATTCAATCGTGAGGAAGAAAAGAAAGAACAGCAGGAAAAGCCACAGGCACGTTCTTCCTTAAAGGAGCGACTGGCAGCCAAGCAGAAGGAAGCAACACAGGGAAACAATAAGGATACGAAGGAACAGGAAAAATCAAAAAATTCGCATAGGGAGATGTAG